One window of the Solanum stenotomum isolate F172 chromosome 11, ASM1918654v1, whole genome shotgun sequence genome contains the following:
- the LOC125844472 gene encoding FRIGIDA-like protein 4a, translating to MAADTVTNLEPIHTFFNNLEARQTLLTTITDLNKALTTHFTNINNTLCQKSETLDTHVKIFKDKTEDALLKIQNRENALPDRESSMGARIVKMKDAAISEIESLGDLSEKSLAEVLRSYCKRMDASGLVGFIQTKRKEPTGLRMEIAAALESSVDPMRLILDAAEEFVGRKVEKKAILADRRWACDMLIQSVVPAAEGGYGAGRSLKERAARVLEKWKGVLGGGDRSSGVCAAEATMFLQLVIAFALKERFEEEFLRKLVLEFANRKDMPKLAVAFGFGNKIGDIIEELLKSGKEVEAVYFATESGLSERYPPLSLLKLSLRNCRRNANNISKKGKFSSAAVDKANSIELEATKALIKCVEDHKLEQEFTLEGLKQRVTELEQAKAKKKMGTTPENKPSKKRGRGGGTGRSSGPSTSRPVKSGRSSNATAFRSRNPPQSHQAPPIRYTGAHSYTSQSVYEAPSTVSYAPAYSGTHTQSPAILAPQYGYALQEAGVSGVRSYHGSYGGEAGYSAYDYALTPAAPAYPPSYPPQ from the exons ATGGCGGCAGATACTGTAACGAACCTTGAACCGATTCATACCTTCTTCAACAACCTCGAAGCTCGACAGACCTTACTCACCACCATAACTGACCTCAACAAAGCCCTAACCACCCATTTCACCAACATAAACAATACTCTCTGTCAAAAATCGGAAACCCTCGATACTCATGTCAAAATTTTCAAGGATAAGACGGAAGATGCATTACTGAAGATCCAGAATCGAGAGAATGCCTTACCCGATCGGGAATCGAGCATGGGTGCTCGAATTGTGAAGATGAAGGATGCTGCTATCTCTGAGATTGAGAGTTTGGGGGATTTAAGCGAGAAAAGCTTGGCTGAAGTGTTGAGGAGTTACTGTAAGAGAATGGATGCTAGCGGCCTTGTTGGATTTATTCAGACTAAGAGGAAGGAGCCTACGGGTTTGAGGATGGAGATTGCTGCTGCACTTGAAAGTTCTGTGGATCCAATGAG GTTGATCTTGGATGCAGCAGAGGAGTTTGTGGGGAGGAAGGTAGAGAAGAAGGCGATACTGGCAGATAGGAGGTGGGCTTGTGATATGTTAATTCAGTCAGTTGTGCCAGCTGCGGAAGGGGGTTATGGTGCAGGGAGGAGTTTGAAGGAGAGGGCAGCAAGGGTGTTGGAGAAATGGAAGGGAGTTTTGGGCGGTGGGGACAGAAGCAGTGGAGTTTGCGCTGCTGAAGCAACAATGTTTTTGCAGTTGGTTATCGCATTTGCGCTAAAAGAGAGGTTTGAGGAGGAGTTCCTTAGGAAGCTGGTGCTGGAGTTTGCTAACAGGAAAGATATGCCAAAGCTTGCCGTTGCCTTTGGATTTGGTAACAAAATAGGAG ATATTATTGAAGAGCTGTTGAAGAGCGGCAAAGAGGTTGAAGCAGTTTATTTTGCTACAGAGTCTGGATTATCAGAGAGATACCCTCCACTCTCACTTCTTAAGTTATCTCTCAGGAACTGCCGAAGAAATGCTAATAACATATCAAAGAAGGGAAAATTTAGTTCAGCTGCAGTG GACAAAGCTAACAGCATAGAGTTGGAAGCTACTAAGGCTTTAATAAAATGTGTGGAAGATCACAAGCTTGAACAAGAATTtactttagaaggacttaaacAACGGGTAACTGAGTTGGAGCAGGccaaagcaaaaaagaaaatgggCACAACTCCTGAGAACAAGCCTTCAAAAAAGCGGGGTCGTGGAGGTGGCACTGGCAGGTCCAGTGGCCCGTCCACCTCTCGGCCTGTTAAATCTGGAAGATCGTCAAATGCCACAGCTTTCCGCTCCAGGAATCCTCCTCAATCACATCAGGCTCCACCAATTAGGTATACAGGGGCACATAGCTACACCAGCCAGAGTGTATATGAGGCACCTAGCACGGTCTCATATGCTCCAGCTTATAGCGGTACTCACACTCAAAGTCCGGCTATACTTGCTCCACAATATGGATATGCACTTCAAGAAGCTGGAGTTAGTGGAGTGCGGAGTTATCATGGATCATATGGAGGGGAGGCTGGTTATAGTGCATATGATTATGCTCTCACTCCTGCGGCGCCTGCATACCCACCTTCATACCCCCCACAGTAG